One window from the genome of Pedobacter schmidteae encodes:
- a CDS encoding neuraminidase-like domain-containing protein, translating into MKKKVIESEAGDARLMENIKLFSANFKGKAGLTDAFTKLYLKNDGNVPSVLAQLSGNKLFSKKTLADISFTFGLMTWAGANQVLMDTFRGDSAVNSLRDIALNYNKEALSKKIDNTATPPLQNKKDFINGLYTNLYALEPTAIIVNLINDPKVPLWNNETGKIISSILSKVPDFKITTTSVYELINDEQLLKPVAKKYIDTVIHNLKVLQRVTLMSPVPEAVPVLINKNYLSVPAVTALPLKQFISTMQGTELSTDILKRIYTAAQKKKAFYEHSLLSIKEAGMKTGIAMIDGNSSGKSGASAVDPDVEGILSKNNLSWNLLFGDADFCECGECTSVYSATAYYVDLLQYLRNNNLDAGKAKTGTEDNPPLQTLFARRPDLGHLELSCKNTNTILPYVDLVNEVMEQYIVLKPGSFNSYKGFNVDKETSGELLSAPQHTSKEAYKVLQDAFFPFSLPYHQPIDAIRIFLKQLNTSRYELMDTFQNNRSDIRLEVAADAEFLALTEEEYRIITKKNFDGTNDSRNTKEYYGLAVATNWRERLCRVKDEFLPRTGLLYTELVGLLQTEYINPGLVVPEYGEMLRSLSQPFAAAWLTYQDDMGGNLLTDNPQLKKLLDKYDEKTRLQKLSSFFESIPGCFALNSPDNDCNLDKVTLLRYDEDFLSEDDYNKFNQFIRLWRKMGFTIEETDQVIMSLGSGDITPIMIHRLMAVKKIIDLTGIELSKLLCFWGDIGTAGENALYNRLFIAHNLAAIDPVFTTRLSGTEMLADHLPAIMATLNLSANDISLISTYKSLSGPLTLTLEHLSLLYRYRLLSKMLGLNISRLINLMEVVGDVFESPHITLRFLDQIAEAETAGFTFDQLSYMVNGTGNLSHLDKKATLALAKDIYDGQTAIEMEHADIVPDAAATSDAEKLESIISKATTELVRSKATLLFETDRAEQLISILEGTTLYSTSAPLLADTVLTDSATLGAALKLKIKYRRNDDTGIGSLQVNGALTANELAELEGAVPGTNAWTQAVAEIKRQQDELFNDILASIFATRPVETTILKSENNTSSAPQKRIAFLEVFLPYLREKLIQRHVVATLSAQTGLDHLLVQSLIKNILKPDGASLYTQLTAPPTSLAPASWYGKLIPASEDNFTFIVRVGTNVTFKLSLDNVVVLEHTGIPSNGAFELRSEAIKLSAGKVCQLSLEGILPENLFWKTETSAIENIPAKALLPDAKLKAIRSALRQLGKMAILVKTLALSADELNHIQANQSDFGDINFSDLSFYHLIRIIRYCRLRDSLPKTSLNLLQFWEQLNQAGANLTEHIAQLTKWKQEQISKLISGPHFNLVAADFRNEKNLLKLQQALSVATNIGVDMDTLFQWAIPSFAFDATQAIAESIQMALRAKYNQSDWEQVVKPLNDVLRNNQKNALIAYLLQQPELKTAGVTDADGLFEYFLIDVQMETCMETSRIKQAISSVQLFAQRCFLGLEEVIYGIAPNALDRERWEWMQHYRVWEANRKVFLYPENWIDSNLRDDKSPFFKELESELLQQDINQQNVTEALKTYLYKVGEIANMEVIGLYIEGKKNGDTVWQDGARLHVFSRSRNAPYFFYYRYMALDEMNWYPWEKIQVDIPSYDVLFTDGRILGNGCYLTPVILNGRLMIFFPQITAKTKPNIGSGQIKTLADKTQDQLKPIEYREIKMAYSEYKNGKWTQKQLSTDCLYDVRLSLPSLGAYNFYPVISGGFVKITVYGNYAGRYKIGAFDFDGTLHTGTVSTSELGGPDAIYFDYSNGKRSNQDHEERLNILFDNFLVTKFRWVPNRSTWAWESYPFWFVNAAKLIELSNLPQLKDLFDYTLSIPADGLENAFGKTAHASYHELKRPYSLYNWELYFHTPVMIADALSKAQQFEEAMKWFHYVFNPIAEGTDDKRFWMFGPFKETDSKNILAQIFGSLGANEPDPAISEWRNNPFKPHVVARSRPVAYMKWVVMKYIDNILDWGDYLFRQDTIESINQATQLYVLAGHILGRKPMVIPKRGELSAQSYNSLMDKWDAFSNAISEMEIAAIYNIQQLGYSDETAGETAVADIFGTASALYFCIPNNPKLTAYWDTLADRLFKIRHCLNIEGVFRKLPLFEAPIDPALLVKAAAQGLSLSSVVNDLNTSMPNYRFYYLLQKALELCGELKSMGGAILAAIEKKDNETVTLIRARHESTANNLMMEIKKLQLEEAQKSLDALLQNRKAPEARMKYYLQLIGEDAGKIPGQDTDFAELANGIDQPVDESGLKLSKFEKEEMDKSFEAHKLQTEVGQKELLASILHLLPTAAVDAKPFGIGLGVQFGGPMLGGAMQAWAKALQNDANVKTYVASIAAKKGGFQRAMQERIFQTNAAGFELKQIDKQITTQQIRIDMANQEIRNQQKQIDNAAEIEEFLKNKYSNEELYTWMRGSLKTLYRQVYNLAYDLAKKAEKTYSFERGISNTNFIQSTYFDAGREGLLAGEQLYVGLKQLEAAYQEKRGYDYEITKHVSVCKLDPFALLQLKATGTCEFDLPEVLFDMDYPGHFKRRIKSISVSIPCIAGPYVGVNATLRLLNNKFRNSSISNNYPEKTDEQDERFISYNIPITAIAASSAQNDAGMFELNFKDERYLPFEGAGVISRWSLELPEIRQFDYKNIADIVLHVKYTAAEGGQQLKASAVQSVAGQLNKVSQQLNETGMHLLISLRQDMPGEWNLLKIGGTVNLSIDKSRLPYMVQVLNCELKQVTFMARIKGNPQNFTIKLDSSTVPLELNTELGLLTGTSTAIQLETLFALSASETDKGKIEDLVLLIKYGA; encoded by the coding sequence ATGAAAAAAAAGGTTATTGAAAGCGAGGCCGGAGATGCCCGGCTGATGGAAAACATAAAACTGTTTTCTGCAAATTTTAAAGGGAAAGCTGGCTTAACAGATGCTTTTACCAAATTGTACCTGAAGAATGATGGTAACGTACCTTCGGTGCTGGCCCAGCTTTCAGGGAACAAGCTCTTTTCTAAAAAAACTTTAGCAGATATCTCCTTTACTTTTGGGTTAATGACGTGGGCCGGTGCAAATCAGGTGTTGATGGATACTTTTCGGGGAGATAGCGCAGTGAATTCCCTGCGTGATATAGCGCTCAATTACAACAAAGAGGCCTTATCAAAAAAAATAGACAATACGGCTACGCCGCCATTGCAAAATAAGAAGGATTTTATTAATGGTCTGTATACAAACCTTTATGCGCTGGAACCCACAGCTATAATTGTCAATTTGATTAACGATCCGAAAGTGCCCTTGTGGAACAATGAAACTGGCAAGATCATTTCCTCAATATTGTCTAAAGTTCCGGATTTCAAGATTACCACAACATCTGTTTATGAGCTGATCAATGATGAACAGCTGTTGAAGCCCGTAGCGAAAAAATATATAGATACAGTAATCCATAACTTAAAGGTGCTGCAGCGTGTAACTTTAATGAGTCCTGTTCCTGAAGCGGTTCCGGTTTTGATCAACAAAAACTATCTATCTGTACCTGCAGTTACTGCCTTGCCGCTTAAGCAGTTCATCTCCACAATGCAAGGTACTGAATTGTCAACCGATATCCTGAAACGTATTTATACAGCAGCACAAAAAAAGAAAGCTTTTTATGAACATTCGCTGCTTAGCATTAAGGAAGCTGGTATGAAAACCGGTATCGCCATGATTGATGGCAATAGCAGCGGTAAGAGTGGCGCTTCTGCTGTAGACCCCGATGTGGAGGGCATCCTTTCTAAAAACAACCTGAGCTGGAACCTCCTTTTTGGCGACGCTGATTTTTGTGAGTGTGGCGAATGTACCTCAGTGTATAGTGCAACCGCCTATTATGTAGACCTGCTGCAATATTTAAGAAACAACAACCTTGACGCGGGTAAGGCAAAAACAGGTACTGAAGACAATCCCCCTCTGCAAACACTTTTTGCACGCAGGCCCGATTTGGGCCATCTGGAACTCAGTTGCAAAAATACCAATACCATTTTACCTTATGTTGATTTGGTGAATGAAGTGATGGAGCAGTATATTGTCCTCAAACCGGGCAGTTTTAATAGTTATAAGGGGTTTAATGTAGACAAGGAGACCAGCGGCGAACTGTTATCGGCTCCGCAGCACACCAGTAAAGAAGCTTACAAAGTGTTGCAAGATGCTTTTTTCCCCTTTAGCCTGCCATACCATCAGCCCATTGACGCTATCCGTATCTTTTTAAAACAATTGAATACCAGCCGATACGAGTTGATGGATACCTTTCAAAACAACCGTTCGGATATCAGATTGGAAGTAGCTGCAGATGCAGAGTTTCTTGCACTTACAGAAGAAGAATATCGGATCATCACAAAAAAGAATTTCGATGGAACAAACGACAGTCGTAACACAAAAGAATATTATGGCCTGGCTGTGGCTACAAATTGGCGGGAGCGATTATGCCGCGTAAAAGATGAATTTCTGCCAAGAACAGGACTGCTATACACTGAATTGGTTGGCCTGCTTCAAACAGAATATATCAATCCGGGGCTCGTTGTTCCGGAATATGGCGAAATGCTGCGCAGTCTTTCACAACCTTTCGCAGCGGCATGGCTTACTTATCAGGATGATATGGGTGGGAATCTGCTGACGGATAACCCCCAGCTTAAAAAACTGCTGGATAAATACGATGAAAAGACGCGTTTACAAAAACTGAGTAGCTTTTTTGAAAGTATTCCGGGCTGTTTTGCATTGAATAGCCCCGATAATGATTGTAACCTTGATAAGGTTACGCTCCTGCGTTATGATGAAGATTTCCTGTCAGAGGATGATTACAATAAATTCAACCAGTTTATCCGTCTTTGGCGAAAAATGGGCTTTACTATTGAGGAAACCGATCAGGTCATCATGAGTTTAGGCAGTGGCGATATTACGCCGATAATGATCCATAGGTTAATGGCCGTTAAGAAGATAATAGATCTTACCGGCATCGAGCTTAGTAAACTCCTATGCTTTTGGGGGGATATAGGTACGGCAGGAGAAAATGCACTATATAACCGTTTATTCATAGCTCATAACCTGGCGGCTATTGATCCGGTTTTTACAACAAGACTATCCGGTACCGAAATGCTGGCCGATCATTTACCAGCAATCATGGCAACACTCAATTTATCGGCAAATGATATTTCCCTAATCAGCACCTATAAATCGTTGTCGGGGCCTTTAACGCTTACCCTTGAGCATCTTTCTTTATTGTATCGTTATCGCCTGCTTTCAAAAATGCTGGGATTGAATATTTCCAGATTGATTAACCTCATGGAAGTGGTGGGAGATGTTTTTGAAAGCCCCCATATAACACTTCGTTTTCTTGATCAAATAGCGGAGGCCGAAACAGCTGGGTTTACGTTTGATCAATTGAGCTATATGGTTAATGGCACTGGTAATTTATCTCATCTTGACAAGAAAGCAACCCTTGCCCTGGCTAAAGACATTTATGACGGACAGACTGCGATTGAAATGGAACATGCCGATATTGTGCCTGATGCCGCAGCAACAAGCGATGCGGAGAAGCTCGAATCAATCATAAGCAAGGCCACTACTGAACTGGTACGCAGCAAAGCTACTTTGTTATTTGAAACGGACCGGGCAGAGCAGCTTATCTCAATTTTAGAGGGGACAACGCTTTACAGTACCTCGGCACCATTGTTGGCCGACACGGTACTAACCGATAGCGCCACACTTGGGGCAGCCCTCAAACTAAAAATAAAATACCGGAGAAATGACGATACAGGTATCGGTTCTCTCCAGGTAAACGGGGCGCTGACGGCGAATGAATTGGCAGAGCTGGAAGGAGCAGTGCCTGGTACAAATGCCTGGACACAGGCTGTAGCAGAAATAAAAAGGCAGCAAGACGAGTTGTTCAACGATATACTTGCTAGCATTTTTGCAACAAGGCCTGTGGAAACAACAATACTCAAATCTGAAAATAATACAAGTTCTGCGCCGCAGAAACGTATCGCTTTTTTGGAGGTGTTTTTACCTTATCTGAGAGAGAAACTTATACAGAGACATGTTGTAGCTACATTGTCTGCTCAAACAGGTTTAGACCATTTGCTGGTACAATCCCTGATTAAAAATATCTTAAAGCCAGATGGGGCCTCGTTGTATACCCAGCTCACAGCTCCCCCTACATCGCTTGCCCCTGCATCCTGGTATGGCAAGCTGATTCCTGCATCAGAAGATAACTTTACGTTTATTGTCAGGGTAGGTACAAATGTAACTTTCAAGCTAAGCCTGGATAATGTTGTTGTGCTGGAACATACGGGGATACCTTCGAATGGGGCCTTTGAACTGCGTAGTGAAGCAATAAAGCTCAGCGCCGGAAAAGTCTGCCAGCTTTCGCTTGAAGGGATTCTGCCGGAAAACCTGTTCTGGAAAACAGAAACTTCCGCTATAGAAAACATCCCGGCAAAGGCGCTGTTACCTGATGCGAAACTAAAGGCTATCAGGAGCGCATTGAGACAGCTCGGGAAAATGGCAATACTGGTCAAAACACTTGCTTTAAGTGCCGATGAGCTTAACCATATTCAGGCAAATCAATCTGATTTTGGGGATATTAACTTTAGTGACCTGAGCTTTTACCACCTGATAAGGATCATCCGCTATTGCAGGCTTCGCGATTCGTTGCCTAAAACCAGTCTCAATCTATTGCAGTTCTGGGAGCAGCTAAACCAGGCTGGTGCAAACTTAACCGAACATATAGCACAGCTGACCAAATGGAAACAAGAACAGATCAGCAAGCTTATTTCCGGTCCGCATTTTAATCTGGTTGCAGCTGATTTTAGAAACGAAAAGAATCTTTTGAAGCTTCAGCAGGCACTTTCAGTAGCCACTAATATTGGTGTAGACATGGATACCTTATTTCAATGGGCAATACCATCTTTTGCTTTTGATGCAACTCAGGCTATAGCAGAAAGTATTCAGATGGCCTTACGCGCCAAATACAACCAATCGGATTGGGAGCAGGTTGTAAAACCCTTAAATGACGTTTTACGCAACAATCAAAAAAATGCATTGATTGCCTATCTGTTGCAGCAACCGGAACTCAAAACAGCAGGAGTTACAGATGCTGACGGCCTGTTTGAATATTTCCTGATCGATGTACAGATGGAGACCTGTATGGAAACCTCACGTATCAAACAAGCGATTTCTTCTGTTCAGTTATTTGCTCAACGATGTTTCCTGGGGTTGGAAGAGGTGATTTACGGCATCGCCCCAAATGCGCTGGACAGGGAACGATGGGAGTGGATGCAGCATTACCGGGTTTGGGAAGCCAACCGAAAGGTTTTTCTTTATCCCGAAAATTGGATAGACAGCAATCTCCGCGATGACAAAAGCCCATTTTTTAAAGAGCTGGAGAGTGAGTTGCTTCAACAAGACATTAACCAGCAAAATGTAACCGAAGCGCTGAAAACTTACCTGTACAAAGTAGGTGAAATAGCCAATATGGAAGTGATTGGTCTGTACATTGAAGGTAAAAAAAACGGAGATACGGTTTGGCAGGACGGTGCCAGGTTGCACGTGTTTTCGCGCAGCCGTAATGCTCCGTACTTCTTTTACTATCGCTACATGGCACTGGATGAAATGAACTGGTACCCATGGGAAAAAATACAGGTCGATATTCCTAGCTATGATGTTTTGTTTACTGATGGACGCATTCTCGGCAATGGCTGCTACCTTACACCTGTGATCTTAAACGGAAGATTAATGATTTTCTTTCCGCAGATTACTGCTAAAACGAAGCCTAATATTGGTTCGGGACAAATTAAAACCCTGGCTGATAAAACGCAGGACCAATTAAAACCCATTGAGTACCGCGAAATAAAGATGGCTTACAGCGAATACAAAAATGGCAAATGGACACAAAAGCAATTGAGTACTGATTGTCTTTATGATGTCAGGTTATCCCTTCCTTCATTGGGCGCATATAATTTCTACCCGGTAATATCAGGTGGTTTTGTTAAAATTACTGTTTACGGAAATTATGCGGGAAGATACAAAATAGGTGCATTTGATTTTGACGGCACGCTTCACACGGGTACGGTCAGCACATCCGAACTGGGAGGCCCTGACGCAATATACTTTGACTATTCCAACGGTAAACGTAGTAATCAGGATCATGAAGAAAGGTTAAATATACTGTTTGATAATTTTTTGGTAACAAAGTTCCGGTGGGTACCAAACAGGTCGACATGGGCCTGGGAAAGTTATCCATTTTGGTTTGTAAATGCTGCGAAATTAATAGAACTTTCCAATTTACCTCAGCTCAAAGACCTGTTTGACTATACACTTTCTATCCCTGCTGATGGGCTGGAAAATGCGTTTGGTAAAACAGCCCATGCAAGTTACCATGAGCTGAAGCGGCCTTATTCGCTTTACAATTGGGAATTGTATTTTCATACTCCCGTTATGATTGCCGATGCGCTTAGCAAAGCGCAGCAATTTGAGGAGGCTATGAAATGGTTCCATTATGTCTTTAACCCGATTGCCGAGGGTACAGATGACAAGCGCTTCTGGATGTTTGGTCCCTTTAAGGAAACAGACAGCAAAAACATACTGGCACAAATTTTCGGAAGCCTCGGTGCCAATGAGCCTGATCCGGCGATTAGCGAATGGCGTAACAATCCTTTTAAACCGCATGTGGTGGCGCGAAGCCGTCCGGTGGCCTATATGAAATGGGTGGTGATGAAATATATCGACAATATTCTGGACTGGGGTGATTATCTTTTCCGGCAGGATACGATCGAAAGTATTAACCAGGCAACACAACTATATGTTCTGGCCGGCCATATCCTTGGCCGAAAACCAATGGTAATCCCTAAACGTGGTGAACTGAGTGCACAAAGTTACAATTCCTTAATGGACAAATGGGATGCTTTCAGCAATGCGATCAGCGAGATGGAAATTGCGGCGATTTATAATATCCAACAGCTTGGGTACAGTGACGAGACAGCAGGAGAAACGGCCGTAGCTGATATTTTTGGTACCGCCAGTGCATTATATTTCTGTATCCCCAACAACCCTAAACTAACTGCTTATTGGGATACACTTGCCGATCGTCTATTTAAAATACGGCATTGCCTGAATATCGAAGGTGTATTCCGCAAATTACCGTTGTTTGAGGCGCCGATAGATCCGGCTTTGCTGGTAAAAGCAGCAGCACAAGGGCTAAGCCTGTCAAGCGTGGTTAACGACCTGAACACCTCTATGCCCAATTACCGCTTTTATTACCTGTTGCAAAAAGCATTAGAATTGTGCGGCGAATTAAAATCAATGGGTGGAGCCATACTTGCTGCTATCGAGAAAAAAGACAACGAAACAGTTACCCTCATCCGTGCCAGGCACGAAAGTACGGCCAATAACCTGATGATGGAAATCAAAAAGCTGCAATTGGAAGAAGCCCAAAAATCACTTGATGCACTGCTCCAAAACCGTAAAGCGCCAGAAGCAAGGATGAAATATTACCTGCAGCTTATTGGCGAAGATGCCGGGAAAATACCCGGACAGGACACCGATTTTGCAGAATTAGCCAATGGGATAGATCAGCCTGTTGACGAGAGCGGATTGAAGCTAAGCAAGTTTGAAAAGGAAGAAATGGACAAGTCTTTTGAGGCACATAAACTTCAGACAGAAGTTGGTCAAAAAGAATTATTGGCCAGTATACTTCATTTATTACCTACAGCTGCTGTTGATGCAAAGCCGTTTGGGATTGGACTGGGTGTACAGTTTGGCGGACCGATGTTGGGCGGCGCTATGCAGGCATGGGCCAAGGCATTACAAAATGATGCAAATGTTAAAACCTATGTAGCCTCAATTGCGGCAAAAAAAGGGGGGTTCCAAAGGGCAATGCAGGAACGAATATTTCAGACCAATGCTGCTGGCTTTGAATTGAAGCAAATTGACAAACAGATCACAACCCAGCAGATCAGGATCGATATGGCTAACCAGGAGATTCGTAACCAGCAAAAACAAATAGACAATGCTGCGGAAATAGAAGAATTCTTAAAAAACAAATACAGTAACGAAGAACTATATACCTGGATGCGCGGGAGCCTGAAAACGCTTTACCGGCAGGTGTATAACCTTGCTTATGATCTTGCCAAAAAAGCCGAAAAAACCTATAGTTTTGAAAGAGGTATCAGTAACACAAATTTTATCCAGTCCACTTATTTTGATGCAGGCAGGGAAGGGCTATTGGCAGGTGAGCAGCTTTATGTTGGTTTGAAACAACTTGAGGCTGCATATCAGGAAAAACGCGGTTACGACTATGAGATCACCAAACATGTTTCTGTTTGTAAGCTGGATCCGTTTGCACTCCTGCAGCTTAAAGCAACCGGCACCTGTGAGTTTGACTTACCT